A stretch of Brassica rapa cultivar Chiifu-401-42 chromosome A08, CAAS_Brap_v3.01, whole genome shotgun sequence DNA encodes these proteins:
- the LOC103834492 gene encoding eukaryotic translation initiation factor 3 subunit K gives MGKEMESPKEQSSYTVEQLVAVNPFNPEILPDLENYVNEQVTSQTYSLDANLCLLRLYQFEPERMNTHVVARILIKALMAMPAPDFSLCLFLIPERVQMEEQFKSLIVLSHYLETGRFQQFWDEAAKNRHILIETVPGFEQAIQAYATHLLSLSYQKVPRSVLSEAVNRDGASLDKFIEHQVTNSGWIVEKEDGSIVLPQNEFNHPELKKNTGENVPLEHIARIFPILG, from the exons ATGGGAAAAGAGATGGAGTCCCCGAAGGAACAGAGCTCCTACACCGTTGAGCAGCTCGTCGCCGTCAATCCCTTCAACCCTGAGATCTTACCTGATCTCGAAAACTACGTCAACGAGCAGGTTACATCGCAAACGTATAGTCTTGATGCAAATCTATGCTTGCTTCGTCTCTACCAG TTTGAGCCTGAGCGTATGAACACTCATGTTGTGGCTCGTATCTTGATCAAGGCTCTTATGGCTATGCCAGCTCCAGACTTCAGCCTTTGCCTCTTCTTGATTCCCGAAAGAGTG CAAATGGAGGAGCAGTTCAAGTCACTCATTGTTCTCTCACACTACCTTGAG ACTGGGAGGTTCCAGCAGTTCTGGGATGAAGCTGCCAAGAACCGTCACATTCTCATCGAGACTGTTCCAG GTTTTGAGCAAGCTATTCAAGCATATGCAACTCACCTTCTTAGCTTAAGCTACCAAAAGGTTCCAAGATCTGTGCTTTCCGAG GCTGTTAACAGGGATGGTGCATCTCTAGACAAGTTCATTGAGCACCAAGTGACCAACAGTGGATGGATTGTTGAGAAAGAAGACGGAAGTATCGTCTTACCACAGAACGAATTTAATCATCCGGAGCTTAAGAAAAACACAGGCGAGAATGTTCCCTTGGAACACATCGCCCGCATCTTCCCCATCCTTGGTTGA
- the LOC103834493 gene encoding probable pectinesterase/pectinesterase inhibitor 44 produces MSWWKGFLIFSMLCLCVSSEESMPYDYLKVPASEFVSSINTIVEVIRQMSSILAQFADFSGDRRLQNAVSDCLDLLDVSSDELSWSASASENPHGKGNGTGNVRSDTQTWLSAALSNQDTCKEGLDGTSGLVKTLIAGSLDQLYSMLRELLPLVQADQKPKPISKPGPIAKGPKAPPGRGLRSNTDHDESPRFPDWLRSKDRKLLETNGVSYDVSVALDGTGNFTKIMDAIKAAPEYSSKRFVIYIKKGLYLENVEIKKKKWNLVMLGDGIDVTVISGNRNFVDGWTTFRSATFAVSGKGFLARDITFQNTAGPEKHQAVALRSDSDLSVFYRCAMRGFQDTLYTHTMRQFYRECTITGTVDFIFGDGTVVFQNCHILARRGLPNQKNTITAQGRKDPNQPSGFSIQFSNISADADLVPYLNTTRTYLGRPWKEYSRTIFMRNNMSNVVRPEGWLEWNADFALSTLFYGEFLNYGPGSGLSSRVKWPGFHVLNNSNQANNFTVTQFIKGDLWLPSTGVTFTAGLDI; encoded by the exons atgtcATGGTGGAAGGGTTTCTTGATCTTCTCGatgttgtgtttgtgtgtgtcatCAGAAGAGAGTATGCCATACGATTACTTGAAAGTTCCAGCAAGTGAGTTTGTGAGCTCCATTAACACGATCGTGGAAGTAATAAGACAAATGAGTTCGATTTTGGCTCAGTTTGCGGATTTCAGTGGGGATCGTCGACTCCAAAATGCGGTTTCGGATTGTCTAGATCTGCTCGATGTTTCTTCAGATGAGCTGAGTTGGTCTGCCTCTGCTTCTGAGAATCCACATG GTAAGGGCAACGGAACAGGGAACGTGAGATCGGACACACAGACATGGTTGAGTGCTGCTCTCTCCAACCAAGACACTTGCAAGGAAGGCTTGGACGGTACATCTGGTCTCGTCAAAACTCTTATCGCTg GCAGTCTCGATCAACTATATTCTATGCTTAGGGAGCTGTTACCACTTGTTCAAGCCGATCAGAAACCCAAACCCATTTCGAAACCTGGCCCTATTGCTAAAGGACCAAAGGCTCCACCAGGCCGGGGACTCAGATCAAACACCGACCACGACGAAAGCCCTCGTTTCCCAGACTGGCTCAGGTCCAAAGACCGTAAACTCCTTGAAACAAACGGTGTAAGTTACGACGTAAGTGTAGCACTGGACGGGACAGGCAACTTCACAAAGATAATGGACGCCATTAAGGCAGCTCCTGAGTACAGCTCGAAACGTTTCGTCATATACATTAAAAAGGGTTTATACTTGGAAAACGTTgagatcaagaagaagaaatggaACCTCGTTATGTTAGGTGATGGCATTGACGTGACCGTTATTTCTGGTAATCGCAACTTCGTTGACGGTTGGACCACTTTCCGGTCCGCGACATTCG CTGTAAGCGGAAAGGGATTCTTAGCAAGAGATATAACCTTTCAGAACACAGCGGGGCCAGAGAAGCATCAAGCCGTAGCCCTAAGGTCGGACTCTGACCTCTCAGTGTTCTACAGATGTGCCATGAGAGGTTTTCAAGATACACTTTACACGCACACCATGCGTCAGTTCTACCGAGAGTGCACCATCACTGGAACGGTAGATTTTATATTTGGGGATGGGACCGTTGTGTTTCAAAACTGTCACATTTTGGCTAGGAGAGGACTCCCTAACCAAAAGAATACCATCACTGCACAAGGCCGTAAAGATCCTAACCAACCCTCAG GATTCTCTATCCAGTTCAGCAACATCTCCGCAGACGCAGACTTAGTCCCATACCTAAACACGACACGCACATATCTAGGGAGACCATGGAAGGAATATTCAAGGACAATTTTCATGAGGAACAACATGAGCAACGTTGTGAGACCCGAAGGGTGGCTTGAGTGGAACGCAGACTTTGCTTTGAGCACGCTCTTCTATGGAGAGTTCTTGAACTACGGGCCTGGCTCAGGACTCAGCAGCCGAGTCAAATGGCCTGGTTTCCACGTGCTTAACAACTCGAACCAGGCCAACAATTTCACCGTTACTCAGTTCATTAAAGGAGATCTTTGGCTGCCTTCTACTGGGGTAACGTTTACTGCTGGCTTGGACATCTAA
- the LOC103834490 gene encoding UDP-glucuronate:xylan alpha-glucuronosyltransferase 2 isoform X1, with translation MREECFLLRNGRTMMMVMKIAPSKSTLIRFNLILFALSFLLYTAFSLSPSSSVYFRSAASFVGCSFRHCTPKVTRGVKMQELIVENQINKIGSQIASNQTKLEAPSFMEEILTRGLGKTKIGMVNMEEADLTQWKRYGETNHIHFDRVSKLFTWHDLFPEWIDEEEDHEVPTCPEIPMPDLERLEKFDLIVVKLPCKYPEEGWRREVLRLQVNLVAANLVAKKGKTDWTWKSKVLFWSKCQPMIEIFRCDDMEKREGNWWLYRPEVVRLQQKVSLPIGSCNLALPLWAPQGIDKVYDLTKIKAETRRPKREAYATVLHSSESYVCGAITLAQSLLKTNTKRDLILLHDDSISITKLRALAAAGWKLRRILRIRNPLAEKDSYNEYNYSKFRLWQLTDYDKVVFIDADIIVLLNLDLLFHFPQMSATGNDVWIFNSGVMVIEPSNCTFSTIMSLRNDIVSYNGGDQGYLNEIFVWWHRLPRRVNFLKNFWSNTTNERNIKNSLFAAEPPQLYAVHYLGWKPWLCYRDYDCNFDVEQHVYANDAAHARWWKVHDAMDEDLQRFCRLTKKRRTELNWERRRSRRRGSTDFHWRINVTDPRRRRSYLIG, from the exons ATGAGAGAGGAGTGTTTTTTATTGAGAAACGGGAGGACGATGATGATGGTAATGAAGATAGCTCCATCCAAATCCACATTGATACGCTTCAACTTAATCTTGTTCgctctctcttttcttctctACACTGCATTTTCTCTTAGCCCTTCTTCGTCAGTCTACTTCCGTAGCGCAGCTTCCTTTGTTGGATGCTCCTTTCGTCATTGCACTCCCAAG GTAACGAGAGGAGTGAAAATGCAGGAACTCATTGTAGAGAACCAAATAAACAAGATAGGTTCACAAATCGCTAGTAACCAGACTAAGCTTGAGGCACCAAGCTTCATGGAGGAGATTCTAACAAGAGGGTTAGGGAAAACAAAGATAGGGATGGTAAACATGGAAGAAGCCGATCTTACCCAATGGAAACGTTATGGAGAAACTAATCACATACATTTTGACCGTGTGTCTAAGCTTTTCACATGGCATGACTTGTTCCCTGAATGGATAGACGAAGAGGAAGATCACGAGGTTCCCACATGTCCTGAGATACCAATGCCTGATTTGGAAAGATTAGAGAAGTTTGATTTGATAGTAGTGAAGCTGCCTTGTAAGTACCCTGAAGAAGGGTGGAGAAGAGAGGTTTTAAGGTTGCAAGTGAACCTTGTCGCGGCTAACTTGGTGGCCAAGAAAGGGAAGACGGATTGGACATGGAAGAGCAAAGTGTTGTTTTGGAGCAAATGTCAACCGATGATTGAGATTTTCCGGTGTGATGATATGGAGAAGAGGGAGGGAAATTGGTGGTTGTATCGGCCAGAGGTGGTTAGGTTACAGCAGAAGGTTAGTTTGCCCATCGGATCTTGCAATCTTGCTCTTCCTTTGTGGGCACCACAAG GTATAGACAAAGTGTATGATCTAACAAAGATAAAAGCAGAGACAAGACGACCAAAACGTGAGGCCTACGCAACCGTCCTCCACTCTTCCGAATCTTACGTCTGTGGCGCCATAACTTTGGCTCAAAGCCTCCTTAAGACAAACACAAAACGCGATCTTATCCTTCTCCACGACGACTCCATCTCCATTACCAAACTCCGAGCTCTCGCAGCCGCAGGATGGAAGCTCCGTCGAATCCTACGAATCAGAAACCCACTTGCCGAAAAAGATTCATACAATGAGTACAATTACAGCAAGTTTCGACTGTGGCAGTTGACGGATTACGACAAAGTGGTCTTCATTGATGCTGACATCATCGTCCTGCTTAACCTTGACCTTCTCTTCCATTTCCCTCAGATGTCGGCCACCGGGAATGATGTCTGGATATTTAACTCCGGTGTAATGGTCATTGAGCCTTCTAATTGTACGTTTAGTACGATCATGAGTCTACGAAACGACATCGTTTCATACAACGGCGGAGATCAAGG GTATCTAAACGAGATATTCGTGTGGTGGCACCGATTACCTCGCCGAGTAAACTTTCTAAAGAACTTCTGGTCGAACACAACCAACGAAAGAAACATCAAGAACAGCCTCTTCGCTGCTGAGCCGCCTCAGCTCTATGCGGTCCACTACTTGGGATGGAAACCATGGCTTTGCTATAGAGACTACGACTGCAACTTCGACGTGGAGCAGCATGTGTACGCTAACGACGCGGCTCACGCTAGATGGTGGAAAGTGCACGATGCTATGGACGAAGATTTGCAAAGGTTTTGTAGGCTGACCAAGAAGAGGAGGACAGAACTTAACTGGGAGAGGAGGAGATCGAGGCGTAGAGGTTCAACTGACTTCCATTGGAGGATCAATGTTACTGATCCAAGACGACGCCGTTCTTATTTGATAGGGTAA
- the LOC103834491 gene encoding probable disease resistance protein At4g33300 yields MAITDFFAGEIATELLKQLFMISAKAWKYKSVAERLIDLIEDIQPTIKEIQYSGVELPPHRQAQIGMLSNTLEKGKKLTEKVLSARRWNVYRQLTLARKMEKLEKDISNFLKNQILTHILADVHLLRANSDVRFDRVDRSLEMMTEHLGSMKIGGGGMIREAMKIAEATMEIEMGNEEEKFGVGLEIGKRKVKKMMFSAERGLIGISGMGGVGKTTLARELERDVEVQCHFENKVLFLTVSQSPMLEELRAHIWAFVSGYEGVNPVPNWNLQYEGGVKTQKLVILDDVWTREALDCLTFNIPGCTTLVVSRSKLTEPKATYDVEVLREDEALSLFCLCAFGQKTIPPGFDKSMVEQVAGECKGLPLALKVTGASLKERPEMYWKGALQRLQKGEPADETHETRLLHQMEASLENLDPTTRECFLDLGAFPEDRKIPVDVLINMWIEIHDLEEAIAFATLVDLSHKNLLTLGKDPRLGSSYASYYDVFVTQHDVLRDLALHLSNKGKVNIRKRLLMPKREKALPKEWGRNIDEPYRAQIVSIHTEEMDEMGWSDFEMDFPKAEILILNFSSDKYVLPPFITKMSKLRVLVIINNGMSPAVLHDFSIFANLSYLRTLWLERVHVPELHNTTVPLKKLHKMSLILCKINNSFDQTGVDISNLFPKLADLTIDHCDDLVSLPSSICGMTSLNSLSITNCPRLSELPKNLSKLQALEILRLYACLELKALPVEICELPKLKYLDISQCVNLSCLPEEIGKLRTLEKIDMRECFFSDRLSSAVSLESLRHVICDKDVAFIWEEVEKAVPGLKIEAAEKCFSLDWLDE; encoded by the exons ATGGCCATCACCGATTTTTTCGCGGGTGAAATAGCGACTGAGCTACTGAAACAGCTCTTTATGATATCAGCCAAAGCATGGAAATACAAAAGCGTCGCTGAGAGGCTCATCGACTTGATCGAGGACATCCAGCCGACCATCAAGGAGATTCAGTACAGCGGCGTCGAGCTCCCTCCTCACCGTCAGGCTCAGATCGGTATGCTCTCTAACACCTTAGAGAAAGGGAAGAAACTCACCGAGAAAGTGTTGAGCGCCCGTCGCTGGAACGTGTACAGACAGTTAACGTTAGCGAGGAAGATGGAGAAGCTAGAGAAGGATATCTCTAACTTCCTTAAGAATCAGATATTGACTCATATCCTCGCTGATGTTCATCTTCTCAGGGCTAACTCCGATGTAAGGTTCGATCGGGTTGATAGGAGCCTTGAGATGATGACTGAGCACTTGGGGTCGATGAAGATCGGTGGAGGAGGGATGATCAGGGAGGCCATGAAGATAGCAGAGGCGACGATGGAGATTGAGATGGGCAATGAGGAGGAGAAGTTtggtgttgggttggagatAGGTAAGAGGAaggtgaagaagatgatgtttAGCGCCGAGAGAGGGCTTATTGGTATCAGTGGCATGGGCGGTGTCGGCAAAACTACACTTGCTAGAGAGCTTGAACGGGACGTTGAAGTCCAAT GTCATTTTGAGAACAAGGTTTTGTTTCTGACTGTATCACAATCTCCCATGCTTGAGGAGCTGAGAGCACATATATGGGCGTTTGTGTCTGGTTATGAAGGTGTAAACCCTGTTCCAAACTGGAATTTACAGTACGAGGGCGGTGTTAAAACACAGAAGCTGGTGATTCTTGATGATGTTTGGACAAGAGAAGCGTTAGACTGCTTGACGTTTAACATCCCTGGTTGCACAACACTTGTGGTCTCACGGTCCAAACTCACAGAGCCTAAAGCCACTTATGATGTGGAAGTACTAAGGGAAGATGAAGCACTCTCCCTCTTCTGTCTCTGTGCATTTGGTCAGAAAACTATCCCTCCCGGTTTCGACAAAAGCATGGTCGAGCAG GTTGCTGGTGAGTGTAAAGGTCTACCTTTGGCTCTCAAAGTCACAGGGGCTTCACTAAAAGAGCGACCTGAAATGTATTGGAAAGGAGCATTGCAGAGGTTGCAAAAAGGTGAACCTGCTGATGAAACTCACGAGACTAGATTGCTTCATCAAATGGAAGCTAGTCTAGAAAATCTTGACCCTACAACCAGAGAGTGTTTCTTGGATCTTGGTGCATTCCCTGAAGACAGGAAGATTCCTGTAGATGTTCTTATCAACATGTGGATTGAGATACATGATCTAGAGGAGGCCATTGCTTTTGCTACTCTTGTTGATTTGTCACACAAGAATCTCCTGACTCTTGGGAAAGATCCACG GCTTGGCTCGTCATATGCAAGCTACTATGATGTGTTTGTGACACAGCACGATGTATTGCGAGACTTGGCTCTTCATTTAAGCAACAAAGGGAAAGTAAACATAAGAAAGAGATTGCTGATGCCGAAAAGAGAGAAAGCTCTTCCAAAAGAATGGGGAAGGAACATTGATGAGCCATATAGAGCTCAGATAGTCTCTATACATACTG AGGAAATGGATGAGATGGGTTGGTCTGACTTTGAGATGGACTTCCCTAAGGCAGAGATTCTAATACTGAACTTCTCTTCAGACAAATATGTTCTGCCTCCTTTCATCACTAAGATGAGCAAGCTTAGGGTCTTAGTGATCATCAACAACGGCATGTCCCCTGCTGTTCTCCATGACTTTTCGATTTTCGCCAACTTGTCGTACCTTAGGACTCTCTGGCTGGAGAGAGTTCATGTCCCTGAACTCCACAACACTACAGTTCCCTTGAAAAAACTCCACAAGATGTCTTTGATCCTCTGCAAGATCAATAACAGTTTTGATCAGACAGGAGTTGACATCTCCAACCTCTTCCCAAAATTAGCCGACCTGACGATAGATCACTGTGATGATCTCGTCTCACTACCTTCAAGCATCTGCGGCATGACATCTCTCAACTCCTTAAGCATCACAAACTGTCCGCGCCTCAGTGAGTTGCCTAAGAACCTCAGCAAGCTACAAGCTCTTGAAATTCTGAGGCTATATGCTTGTCTTGAGCTAAAGGCATTGCCTGTGGAGATCTGTGAGCTTCCTAAGCTTAAGTACCTAGACATCTCACAGTGTGTTAACCTGAGTTGTCTTCCAGAGGAGATAGGAAAGCTAAGGACGCTGGAGAAGATAGACATGAGGGAATGTTTTTTCTCTGATAGACTTAGTTCTGCTGTTTCTTTAGAGTCTCTACGCCATGTGATTTGCGATAAGGACGTTGCGTTTATATGGGAGGAGGTTGAGAAGGCTGTTCCAGGGTTGAAGATTGAAGCTGCTGAGAAATGTTTCAGTTTAGATTGGCTCGACGAGTAG
- the LOC103834490 gene encoding UDP-glucuronate:xylan alpha-glucuronosyltransferase 2 isoform X3, which translates to MLLSSLHSQGKVTRGVKMQELIVENQINKIGSQIASNQTKLEAPSFMEEILTRGLGKTKIGMVNMEEADLTQWKRYGETNHIHFDRVSKLFTWHDLFPEWIDEEEDHEVPTCPEIPMPDLERLEKFDLIVVKLPCKYPEEGWRREVLRLQVNLVAANLVAKKGKTDWTWKSKVLFWSKCQPMIEIFRCDDMEKREGNWWLYRPEVVRLQQKVSLPIGSCNLALPLWAPQGIDKVYDLTKIKAETRRPKREAYATVLHSSESYVCGAITLAQSLLKTNTKRDLILLHDDSISITKLRALAAAGWKLRRILRIRNPLAEKDSYNEYNYSKFRLWQLTDYDKVVFIDADIIVLLNLDLLFHFPQMSATGNDVWIFNSGVMVIEPSNCTFSTIMSLRNDIVSYNGGDQGYLNEIFVWWHRLPRRVNFLKNFWSNTTNERNIKNSLFAAEPPQLYAVHYLGWKPWLCYRDYDCNFDVEQHVYANDAAHARWWKVHDAMDEDLQRFCRLTKKRRTELNWERRRSRRRGSTDFHWRINVTDPRRRRSYLIG; encoded by the exons ATGCTCCTTTCGTCATTGCACTCCCAAGGTAAG GTAACGAGAGGAGTGAAAATGCAGGAACTCATTGTAGAGAACCAAATAAACAAGATAGGTTCACAAATCGCTAGTAACCAGACTAAGCTTGAGGCACCAAGCTTCATGGAGGAGATTCTAACAAGAGGGTTAGGGAAAACAAAGATAGGGATGGTAAACATGGAAGAAGCCGATCTTACCCAATGGAAACGTTATGGAGAAACTAATCACATACATTTTGACCGTGTGTCTAAGCTTTTCACATGGCATGACTTGTTCCCTGAATGGATAGACGAAGAGGAAGATCACGAGGTTCCCACATGTCCTGAGATACCAATGCCTGATTTGGAAAGATTAGAGAAGTTTGATTTGATAGTAGTGAAGCTGCCTTGTAAGTACCCTGAAGAAGGGTGGAGAAGAGAGGTTTTAAGGTTGCAAGTGAACCTTGTCGCGGCTAACTTGGTGGCCAAGAAAGGGAAGACGGATTGGACATGGAAGAGCAAAGTGTTGTTTTGGAGCAAATGTCAACCGATGATTGAGATTTTCCGGTGTGATGATATGGAGAAGAGGGAGGGAAATTGGTGGTTGTATCGGCCAGAGGTGGTTAGGTTACAGCAGAAGGTTAGTTTGCCCATCGGATCTTGCAATCTTGCTCTTCCTTTGTGGGCACCACAAG GTATAGACAAAGTGTATGATCTAACAAAGATAAAAGCAGAGACAAGACGACCAAAACGTGAGGCCTACGCAACCGTCCTCCACTCTTCCGAATCTTACGTCTGTGGCGCCATAACTTTGGCTCAAAGCCTCCTTAAGACAAACACAAAACGCGATCTTATCCTTCTCCACGACGACTCCATCTCCATTACCAAACTCCGAGCTCTCGCAGCCGCAGGATGGAAGCTCCGTCGAATCCTACGAATCAGAAACCCACTTGCCGAAAAAGATTCATACAATGAGTACAATTACAGCAAGTTTCGACTGTGGCAGTTGACGGATTACGACAAAGTGGTCTTCATTGATGCTGACATCATCGTCCTGCTTAACCTTGACCTTCTCTTCCATTTCCCTCAGATGTCGGCCACCGGGAATGATGTCTGGATATTTAACTCCGGTGTAATGGTCATTGAGCCTTCTAATTGTACGTTTAGTACGATCATGAGTCTACGAAACGACATCGTTTCATACAACGGCGGAGATCAAGG GTATCTAAACGAGATATTCGTGTGGTGGCACCGATTACCTCGCCGAGTAAACTTTCTAAAGAACTTCTGGTCGAACACAACCAACGAAAGAAACATCAAGAACAGCCTCTTCGCTGCTGAGCCGCCTCAGCTCTATGCGGTCCACTACTTGGGATGGAAACCATGGCTTTGCTATAGAGACTACGACTGCAACTTCGACGTGGAGCAGCATGTGTACGCTAACGACGCGGCTCACGCTAGATGGTGGAAAGTGCACGATGCTATGGACGAAGATTTGCAAAGGTTTTGTAGGCTGACCAAGAAGAGGAGGACAGAACTTAACTGGGAGAGGAGGAGATCGAGGCGTAGAGGTTCAACTGACTTCCATTGGAGGATCAATGTTACTGATCCAAGACGACGCCGTTCTTATTTGATAGGGTAA
- the LOC103834490 gene encoding UDP-glucuronate:xylan alpha-glucuronosyltransferase 2 isoform X2, whose amino-acid sequence MREECFLLRNGRTMMMVMKIAPSKSTLIRFNLILFALSFLLYTAFSLSPSSSVYFRSAASFVGCSFRHCTPKELIVENQINKIGSQIASNQTKLEAPSFMEEILTRGLGKTKIGMVNMEEADLTQWKRYGETNHIHFDRVSKLFTWHDLFPEWIDEEEDHEVPTCPEIPMPDLERLEKFDLIVVKLPCKYPEEGWRREVLRLQVNLVAANLVAKKGKTDWTWKSKVLFWSKCQPMIEIFRCDDMEKREGNWWLYRPEVVRLQQKVSLPIGSCNLALPLWAPQGIDKVYDLTKIKAETRRPKREAYATVLHSSESYVCGAITLAQSLLKTNTKRDLILLHDDSISITKLRALAAAGWKLRRILRIRNPLAEKDSYNEYNYSKFRLWQLTDYDKVVFIDADIIVLLNLDLLFHFPQMSATGNDVWIFNSGVMVIEPSNCTFSTIMSLRNDIVSYNGGDQGYLNEIFVWWHRLPRRVNFLKNFWSNTTNERNIKNSLFAAEPPQLYAVHYLGWKPWLCYRDYDCNFDVEQHVYANDAAHARWWKVHDAMDEDLQRFCRLTKKRRTELNWERRRSRRRGSTDFHWRINVTDPRRRRSYLIG is encoded by the exons ATGAGAGAGGAGTGTTTTTTATTGAGAAACGGGAGGACGATGATGATGGTAATGAAGATAGCTCCATCCAAATCCACATTGATACGCTTCAACTTAATCTTGTTCgctctctcttttcttctctACACTGCATTTTCTCTTAGCCCTTCTTCGTCAGTCTACTTCCGTAGCGCAGCTTCCTTTGTTGGATGCTCCTTTCGTCATTGCACTCCCAAG GAACTCATTGTAGAGAACCAAATAAACAAGATAGGTTCACAAATCGCTAGTAACCAGACTAAGCTTGAGGCACCAAGCTTCATGGAGGAGATTCTAACAAGAGGGTTAGGGAAAACAAAGATAGGGATGGTAAACATGGAAGAAGCCGATCTTACCCAATGGAAACGTTATGGAGAAACTAATCACATACATTTTGACCGTGTGTCTAAGCTTTTCACATGGCATGACTTGTTCCCTGAATGGATAGACGAAGAGGAAGATCACGAGGTTCCCACATGTCCTGAGATACCAATGCCTGATTTGGAAAGATTAGAGAAGTTTGATTTGATAGTAGTGAAGCTGCCTTGTAAGTACCCTGAAGAAGGGTGGAGAAGAGAGGTTTTAAGGTTGCAAGTGAACCTTGTCGCGGCTAACTTGGTGGCCAAGAAAGGGAAGACGGATTGGACATGGAAGAGCAAAGTGTTGTTTTGGAGCAAATGTCAACCGATGATTGAGATTTTCCGGTGTGATGATATGGAGAAGAGGGAGGGAAATTGGTGGTTGTATCGGCCAGAGGTGGTTAGGTTACAGCAGAAGGTTAGTTTGCCCATCGGATCTTGCAATCTTGCTCTTCCTTTGTGGGCACCACAAG GTATAGACAAAGTGTATGATCTAACAAAGATAAAAGCAGAGACAAGACGACCAAAACGTGAGGCCTACGCAACCGTCCTCCACTCTTCCGAATCTTACGTCTGTGGCGCCATAACTTTGGCTCAAAGCCTCCTTAAGACAAACACAAAACGCGATCTTATCCTTCTCCACGACGACTCCATCTCCATTACCAAACTCCGAGCTCTCGCAGCCGCAGGATGGAAGCTCCGTCGAATCCTACGAATCAGAAACCCACTTGCCGAAAAAGATTCATACAATGAGTACAATTACAGCAAGTTTCGACTGTGGCAGTTGACGGATTACGACAAAGTGGTCTTCATTGATGCTGACATCATCGTCCTGCTTAACCTTGACCTTCTCTTCCATTTCCCTCAGATGTCGGCCACCGGGAATGATGTCTGGATATTTAACTCCGGTGTAATGGTCATTGAGCCTTCTAATTGTACGTTTAGTACGATCATGAGTCTACGAAACGACATCGTTTCATACAACGGCGGAGATCAAGG GTATCTAAACGAGATATTCGTGTGGTGGCACCGATTACCTCGCCGAGTAAACTTTCTAAAGAACTTCTGGTCGAACACAACCAACGAAAGAAACATCAAGAACAGCCTCTTCGCTGCTGAGCCGCCTCAGCTCTATGCGGTCCACTACTTGGGATGGAAACCATGGCTTTGCTATAGAGACTACGACTGCAACTTCGACGTGGAGCAGCATGTGTACGCTAACGACGCGGCTCACGCTAGATGGTGGAAAGTGCACGATGCTATGGACGAAGATTTGCAAAGGTTTTGTAGGCTGACCAAGAAGAGGAGGACAGAACTTAACTGGGAGAGGAGGAGATCGAGGCGTAGAGGTTCAACTGACTTCCATTGGAGGATCAATGTTACTGATCCAAGACGACGCCGTTCTTATTTGATAGGGTAA